A segment of the Robbsia sp. KACC 23696 genome:
CGCGACGAGCAGCGTGTTTTTTACAGCAGCAGGCGCTGTGGCATCTGGCGGATTCGTCGATGCTTACTCGATGCGGTATTTTGCTTTTCCTTTTTCGATGTTTGTCGTCCTCGCGCTAGTGAGCTTGGACCAGGCGTGGAGGCCGCTGGTGTTGCAACGCGTGTACTGGATCTCGGCGGCTGTAGTCCTGACGCTTGCATTATCTAGTGCCGGGGTTATGCGAGCGCAGGCGCGCTATGCCTCCTTGAGCGACTCTCTCCGATATGGGTCTGGGGTCCCAGTAGAACAAGTTGCGATTGACTGTATCAAGGAGCTGGATGCAAGCGGGGCAGGATTGCGCGACGGAATTGGCGGATATTGGTTCGCCCGTTCGATTCAGTACGTTTTGCCAACTCATCATATGCTTCAGATCGATGACACCTTGCATCCGTTTTTCTGGATGATGAACGCAGGTACGTTCAATAACCCCAGTCTCTTCCCACGGTTCTATAACTTCGCGATTGTCAAAGCGTCTGAGGATTCGACCGCAGCAACGATTTCTACGTCGCGGCTGCCCGTCGAGGGCAGGTCGATTCATCAATGTCGGTCTGGCGGTCTCGCGATTTGGTATTACCGTGACGACACGCTGCAGAAACTAATGACGGCGAATAATGCTTGGTACGTTGCTAGCCCGTTTTATCACTAACGGCGTAGTGACCTAAACAGTCGCTTAGCGTCGGAGAGGCCGTAAGTGCGTTCCATCGATCGTACTCGGAGCGCTAGTTGCGTACCGCTCGCGAACGGTCTCGTTTAGGAAACTGAGTCGAATTTAGATTACTTAAGAAGTGCCCACGGGAGTCGCGGTGGCATTCGGTTGGTATCGAATTCGTCTTCTGTATTGAATCACGGGCCTTTCTATGAACCAAAACGTAATAAGGGCAAGCGCGATCGAGAGTGCGATAAGTGCTGAAACGCGGAGAAATCCATGCGGTTCGATACCAAACGCTCGAAACGACCATATCAAGAAGAAATGGTTGAGAAATACGCCGTAGCTAAGATTTCCAAGCATGAAATCGATTTTTCCGAGCTTCATTTTGGTGAGCCATGCCACTATTGGCAAGCCGACGATTATTCCAACAAGTACATCGTGAACGGCCGGCGATATTTTCGAACCTGCATGATAAGTTAAAGATAAAAAGAATCCTATGGAGAGTACGTACGATACGGCTAATAGTATTGTTCGAATAAAGTTTTGGCGCTTATAGAAAAAGCTCCCAATTAAAAACATAAAAAGTGTTCCGGGCAATAGTCGATAGCCAAAAAAATCCGGATTGATAACATTAAAACATGCCAAAACAAAAATGCCTACGGATATTATAAATGCAAGAAGTTCAAGTTGAAATATCAATAGGACCGGAATCGAAATATAGAAACACGCCTCAAGCCCGAGGGACCAAGCCTGCGGCATCAATAATGCGTCTCCAAAGCCGAGCATGTAGAAGTTAAGCGGCAGCATTGCGTAGTTAAGTACGGCTTTACCCATCGTTATCCCGGATAGGAATGGTGACTCAGGTTTAACCAGCAATATGAGTACAGTGGTGGCCAGCATGTAGAAGATAAACTGAGGGAAGAGCCGCATTACTCTATCGACGTAAAACGCGT
Coding sequences within it:
- a CDS encoding acyltransferase; translated protein: MGIYRLLLAIMVLLSHLGIVILGHNQGISAVVSFFMISGFSMTALIQRNYNAPTRIYAFYVDRVMRLFPQFIFYMLATTVLILLVKPESPFLSGITMGKAVLNYAMLPLNFYMLGFGDALLMPQAWSLGLEACFYISIPVLLIFQLELLAFIISVGIFVLACFNVINPDFFGYRLLPGTLFMFLIGSFFYKRQNFIRTILLAVSYVLSIGFFLSLTYHAGSKISPAVHDVLVGIIVGLPIVAWLTKMKLGKIDFMLGNLSYGVFLNHFFLIWSFRAFGIEPHGFLRVSALIALSIALALITFWFIERPVIQYRRRIRYQPNATATPVGTS